The genomic region ACAACTACGATAGTGCTTCGGTAAGTCAGTTTCAGGTGTTAACTGCCGATGGGTTAACCCACTCAGCGCAGTCTTTACCGGCTGACGAGTTTGGCTCTGTGGATCTGGGATTGGTTCAATTTACCAGTTCTCGCCGTTATCAAGTGGTGGAAATAGCTGAGTCTCAGTCTCTCTCTGTGGGCGATCCGGTTTATGTGGCCGGATTTCCCAAGTGGCATGGGACGAACCCAGATCGAGTGGAAGATACTAGCGACTGGGGGTGGGATGCCTATCGATTGACTACGGGTGAAGTGGGGATGTTGTTGAATCGTCCCCTAGAACGCGGCTATGGGTTGGGCTACACGAACGATATTGAAACCGGGATGAGTGGCGGGCCGGTTTTAGACCGATATGGTCGGTTGGTGGGGATTAATGGGCGATCGAAATATCCCTTGAATGGGATGGATGCGTTTGTGTTTGAAGATGGCAGCCGTCCATCAACGGCATGGTTTCGAGATATGGAAGCTTTAAGTTGGGGGATTCCGATTAGCCGGTTTGAGCAAGTTCAGGGGCGCGGTTCGGCGAACTCTGATGTTTCTCCTCGGTCTCCAGTTCCCATTCGTCGTCAAATGGAGACTCCAGGTTGGTAATTTCAGTTAAGGAATTGACAATGTTATTCAGATTTTCTCAAATTAAATTTTTATCTCATATTCTCCTGGGAATGGCCACGGTCTCTGCTTTGGTTGCCAGTCCGTTTGAATCGGTTGAAGTTTTAGCGAATGAAGAAAGCTGCGATCCGAACAACAACGGAAATGTAAATAGCTCGCTACGACAGGTGATTGTAAGAATTGAAATGAAGAAAAAATTTTTTAAATCTAAACCTGAAAATGAAAACAGTGAGCCGTTTAGAGTAAACGTTGACTATGGCAGTGGGACAATTATTGCTCAAGAAGACGGAACGCAAGAAAAATTCAAATACACTGTATTAACAGCGGATCATAATTTTGCTAATGAGACAACTCCAGATAGATTCGCCGATGGAATAGAAAAAGGAATATATGTAGAGCGAACAATACAACTTATAACCTCTGAAAATGAATTACGTGAATTAAAAAAAGAAAATGTTACCCGCTTTAGAAGGGATCAAATACAAGGTTTGGATTTAGCTGTAGTGACATTTGAAAGTGATATAGAATATCCAGTTGCCACTTTGGCTCCTTTATCAGCAGGAGAAAATTATACGGAACGGGAGAATCAGCAGATTACGGTTGCGGGTTGGCCTAAAAAATGTATCACAACAGAAGGAGAAAGTCAAATCTATGTTTTGTGGAATAACGGCGGGCAAATTGAGGTACATGAAAATTATGACTATCTGGGTCTTGGAACATCGGACACACATGGCACTGGCACTTCAGAATCTTCATCTGACAGAACTATTCAAGGCTATGTAATGGGATATGGAGCAGAAACTGATAAAGGTGTCAGTGGTGGGCCAGTATTTGATGAGCAAGGACACCTTATAGGAGTTCATGGTTTGGGGCAAGGATCCAGAATTCAGTTAAGTCCGGAGTTAAGTGAAGAACTAAAAAGTAGATGGGCAAATGTTTCAGCAGGAATTCCCATTAACACTTTTACGGATCAACTACCGGGTTCAAATCAAATGCCTGAAAACAGCAATAGTTTTTTCAATGCACTTCCTGATGATTTAATCAAAGAAATTTCAATACAAGCAAGCCTTCCACCTAGCGACTCAAGCAATGAAAATCCTGCTGAAAATATTCCTCCTTCTATAGATACTTATCTTGAGCAAGCGGCTCAACATTGGAAAAAGGCGATGACAGCATTAAATGCTTCTGCTGGAGCCGGATGTATCCCAGAATGCCGGGAAGAAGCGGAAAAAGCACTGGCTCAATATGACCAGGCATTAGAGATTATTGGTAATAATCCTTCCAGAGTCCGTGCCCGGGTTTTAGTATTTCGCGGCATCGTACACCAACTCCTAGGAAACAGTAGCAAAAAAGAAAGTGATTGGGAAGCAGCCAGCAAGATAATTCAAGGAGGAGGCGAACCTTTAGCTTATGTCTGGTTAGGCAATACTCTATACCGTTGGGGAAACACACAGAAAGCAGAAGAACTCTGGGACGAAGCCGTCAACATCGCCAATAGTGACGATAATGCGGATGTTTACTTAGAAATCGGTAAATTTCTGATCCAAAATGGCCGTCGTGAAGAAGGGCGGGAATATTGGAATCGTCTCATCAATAGCTTGCCGGAAAATTCTGTCATTCGCCGTAAAATCGCTGCCGAGTATGCTTATTTTGCAATGGTCGGTTACGATGACTTCGCTTATGACGCAGCAGCATTAGAACAGGCAAACAAAGCAGTGGAATTGGCTCCTAATAATCCCTACGCTCTCTACGATTTGGCAAAAGTCCTGGCTAACTTAGGAAATACCGCAGCAGCAGAAGCCACTTTACAGCAAGCGGCCAGTAACTGCGAGGAAAGCATTTGTGGCACATTAATTGAGGAATTAAATGAAGAGAAACAGCTCAACGTAAATATAGCTTGGGGAGGGAATACATTCGGAAGAGATGAACAATCAAGCGGCTCCTCTAACTCAAATAATCAAGCATCAACTTCCTCCTCTGAAGGGAGCGCTCCACAACAAGAATTCACCCCCGATCCAAATCCAGAGATTGCAACTGGCCCGACTTATTTCTGCAATGACGCGAGCCGACAAACTATGCGTCGAAGTCAACCCCTAATTGAGTGGCAGTCGAGAGAATTTGGACGGCAATATCAGCCAGACGATCGCTGTACTTATGTTTCCAACCGACTTGAATCTTATGAAACAGATGGTCTTTTAAATCAGGCTCAAATCGATAGAGTTACTTATGGGGTCATCAACGGCTATCGCGTTTTATGTATTGCCACCGATGAAAACGCAGCAACAGCTCGAAATTGTGATAGTGGACAATTGATTGTCACCCTCGGTTCTGTAGATCGAATCAGCATAGGAGAAGCGGACGCAGCACTCAAAGAATTTAAGGATGCGCTGCTCAACCCCAACTACGTCGGCCCCTTAGACAACATTAAAGGAGTATCAAAACCGGAATAATTATTGATGTTTTATCAGGGTTAATTTGCTGCGTTACATCGGCGCCATCCCAGATTATTTGTAGTTCGCAAAAATCTCAGCGCCGACTAACACCCCCTACCCTAGCTATTACTTTCTTGTTCTTTCATTACTCACAACCCATGACTTTTAATTCGATCTCTGCTAACTTCCTTTCTCGGACCCTAGCCGGAACTGCAACCCTCGTGACTCTCTTGGGAATGATTCCCGGACTGGCCCAAGCTTCTTCCGAGCAGTTCTCAGCAAAAAATAATGGATTAAGGGTCAAGACAGAAGAAAGTTTAACCAAAAATGATGCTGATAGTTTGGAGCAAATGCTAGCAAATCCAAACAAGATGCTAGCACAGCCAATGTACGAGAGCGCGAATTCTTTAATGGAAGAGGAAGATTTTGAAGGGGCAATTCTGCAGTATAATATGGCGATCCAATTCTATCCCGAATATGCCGAAGCTTACACCAATCGCGCTATAGCGAAAGCTCAACTTGGCGATGAGTCGGGAGCGATCGCCGATTTAGAACAAGCGGCTACCTTATTCCAAGAACAAGGAAATACTGAAGCTTATCAGCAAATTCAACAGGTACTCCAGCAAGTCCAGTAAAAGAATTCGGGCGTTGCATAATAGAGAATGATGAAGCGTTGAGGGAAGCATCATGAACTGTCCTTATTGTGCTAGTGACCACATAGTGAAGAATGGTCATCGCAATGGCAAACAAAGCTACCTGTGCCGAGATTGTCGTCGCCAGTTCCGAGACAATCCGCACCAAGGCTACACTCCAGAGGTCAAAGCCCTGTGTGTAAGCATGTCACTCAATGGCATGGGTTTTAGAGCAATCGAGCGAGTGAGTGGCATCAACCATAATAGTGTGATCAACTGGGTGCGCCAAGCGGCGGCAGCGATTCCCGAGGAGAATTACGAGATCCCTGAAACGGCTCAACTGGATGAACTGGAAACCTTTGTGGGTCAAAAAAAACAAGATTTGGTTGTGGACGGTCGTCAACACCAAACAGCCTGGCATCCTCAAGTTCGTGGTGGGAGACCACGCCCTAGAGACTTTTAAACCCTTATGGGAGATGGTGATGGGCTGGGCTTGTTTTCTGTACATCACTGATGGCTATCCAGTATATCCTTGTGTGATTGAAGAGGCCGATCATCTAGTCAGTAAAACAGCGATGACACGGGTTGAAGGGGAGAACTGCCGACTACGCCATTACTTAGCTCGATTGCATCGTAAAACGTTGTGTTATTCCAAATCGGTCGAAATGTTAACCACCTCAGTCCGGTTACTCATCTACTATCTCAAGCACCATCAGATTCCAGCATTCACTTAAATCATTCTCTATTATGCAACGCCAGAATTCGTTAGGCGATCGCTTTTCTGGTGCTTTACGGCGGTGAAATCGAAGGTTATTTGTGGTTAGCCAAAATTGTGACGCCGTTTAATGCAGGCTACCACGAATCAGAGGCGATCGCTTTTTAGTTAAATCGGGGTTCATTTGGTGTCTTGTGGCGGTGCAATTTAAGATGATTTATCATTAGTAAAATATCCACGCCGCCTAACACACCCTACCAAAACTCAGGGGACTAACACTCTTAAATTCCCTGAATACTTAAGTCATTGTCCGATTCACCATATAACCCTAACGATTTAAAAATTATGGGCGCTAATCCTATTAAAGGAATTGTAGTTGCTGCATTGACTGTTGCTGCAGTTGCCTATAAGCCAATCATGAAACCCATGAAACATATTAGTAATCTTCCTAACCAAAAAGCTGCCGATCTCGTCACTGAACCTCTAGAAAATGCAAGATTAGTACACAGTGTTAATGGATTTGATGAGTTACTAAAAGCTGGTAAGCTTAATGTTAAAAAAGCATTTAAGAACGATCAAAAAATAGAATATGAATTAGAAATGCAGATTGGAAAGGAACTAAAAAAAGCTCACTGCATCTTCAAGAGAAATGAACAGACAGATCGATTATTAAATAATATAAAACAAGGCGATAATTTGATGGTGAAAATGATGAATAAAACATCTCAAGATGAAAAACAAATTAAAAAATTAATAAAAAAAGCTTGTACTTTACAATAGTCGAGACCATTTTATAAACCCTCTTTGTAAAACCTCACTAAACAGATTAACAGGGTAGTGAGGTAAATAGCCAAACAGAAATCAGCGATCGCCTACTATAAGATAGGCGATCGCTTGTTGTTTGTTCTGATGTTGATTTAAAAAATTTATTGAATTTTAACTTTTTTATTTCAGATAACTATAATTACAAAAAAACTGAATAAACCGAATACCTGTAGAGATAATACCGAACTGACAGTGCCAGCCAATTGTTGCCTGGGGTCAGTCCTATACGCTCTCGCCGTTGAATTTACCCCGAACTACAATAGTGAATTTCTTTAAACCCGATATTAAGTAATATAAATCCAGTTTGTCAATGGCCGGGATCGAAGAGATTTTGCGACACTGTGCGACAATTAGCGACACTTTACAAAAGTTTTATCAGATGATTCAAATTTGTATTGCAACAGATCGCCACCCTCGGCTAGGATTTTTACAAAGATTGGAGTATAATTAGTAGCGTAGATATTCGCACTGCCTTATCAAGTCAGGGATCCAACTCCCTAACCTCCATAATTATCTCTCAGCCAAAAAATTTGAAGCCGATGTCGCTGAATGTCTGCAAAGGCGATCGCCTGTCGCACAAGAGCGTTTTGCAAAGATTGATTAAAGATAAACGTCAATGGATTTTTCCTTGGCTAGAAAAGATCGCCAGGTGAGTGAATGGGTGCTAAAACGGCTGGCTCCGATCGCCTGTAATACTCGATCCGTCAGTTTTATAGACAATTTTTTCTCTATTTTTTAGCGATCGAAAAATTTTGTACATTTACTGCTCAATGCTCCGAACGATGGATATAGCAGAAGTTGAAAAACTCGTAGAATTTGCCCAAGAGTTGCTGGACTCGACCACCCATGACCTGCTGACCGATTTAGAAAAAAGTGTCCTCAAAGGGGCGATCGCCGATTGGACTTACGACGAAATTGAACTCCGTGAATCTACGGATTTCAGCTCCGAATACCTCAGAAGAACCGTTTCTCCCAAGCTGCGAAAAAAACTCCTTCCTGCCTTGAAAGCGGTCGGGGTCGTCGATGCGAAAGCGAATACTATTGTAAAAAAAGATTTACTGCGAAAACTGCGGCAAGCGTGGCTTGAAGATCGTTCTACAAAGTCCCTCGAAACTCGATCGCCCCACCCCTCAACCGCCACGGAAGCGATCGAAACTCCACTTTCTGCGATCGCGACGACAAAAACGACAACAACCAACCCGCCGAAATCACCGCGAATTTACCAAAACTTACCGACTCGCGACCACACCACGTTTATCGGTCACGAAAAACAACTGCAGCACTTACTCAAACTGTTGTCTTGGGAGAGTCGCGTTCACCGTATCGGGATTGAAGGGATTGGCGGCGCCGGGAAAACGACTTTAATTGTAGAGGCGGCGTATCGTTGTTTGGAGTCAAAAAACCTGCCTAATTTTGAAGCAATTATTTTTACTTCGGCGAAACCCCACCGACTCACGGGCACCGGAATTTTACCTCGGTTAAAAAAAGAAAATACCTTATCCGATATTTGCCGCACGATCGCGCGCACGTTGCAATGTCACGATTTGTTGATGGCAACACGCGATCGCCAAATCGAAGAAATCCTCGACTGTCTCACCCAGCAGCGCACCTTATTGATTGTCGATAACCTAGAAACTGCCTCGGACCTCGACCAAGTACGCTCCTTTTTATATGAATTACCGCCAACAGTGAAAGTGGCGATCGCCAGTCGCCAACAAGCTTTATTAGACGTTCCCATTCATCTCGAATCTTTCAGTAAAAAAGAGAGTTTGCGGCTGATTTACCATCACGCCGAAGAAAAAAATCTGGAGATCGTACAGCAACAAGCTGAAAAAATTTATGCCACGACCGGAGGCATTCCGGCAGCCATTGTTTATACGATCGGCCAACTCAGCGCCGGGTATCCTTTTTCAAAAGCGATCGCCCACTTAAACTACTCTCATAGCGAAATTGCCCGCTATTGCTTCCAAGATTCAATCATTCCCCTACGGCAACAAACGCCCCATTTATTGTTAATGGCATTGGCGATTTTTCCCAGTCCTGCCTTACCCGAAGCCGTTTGCGAAGTCGCCGATGTCTCCAATCACGATGCTTTCGTTCCTTTGCAACAGTTATCCCTCGTCAAACTGGAGGGAGGACGCTATCAAATGCTACCCCTAACCCGGGGTTACGTGTTAGCGGAACTGCAAGCTTATCCCCTGTTTCAAACATCGGCACGCGATCGCTGGGTCAACTGGTATTTAAAATATAGCAAACAGTATGGAAATACCGACGCTCATGAATGGAGCGAATATCAAGAATTAGATCGAGAATGGGACAACTTGAGCGAGGCGATCGAATGGACGATTTTACAAAATCGTTATCAAGATTTTGGAGAATTCTGGAAAT from Oxynema aestuarii AP17 harbors:
- a CDS encoding IS1 family transposase (programmed frameshift) encodes the protein MNCPYCASDHIVKNGHRNGKQSYLCRDCRRQFRDNPHQGYTPEVKALCVSMSLNGMGFRAIERVSGINHNSVINWVRQAAAAIPEENYEIPETAQLDELETFVGQKKKIWLWTVVNTKQPGILKFVVGDHALETFKPLWEMVMGWACFLYITDGYPVYPCVIEEADHLVSKTAMTRVEGENCRLRHYLARLHRKTLCYSKSVEMLTTSVRLLIYYLKHHQIPAFT
- a CDS encoding tetratricopeptide repeat protein; its protein translation is MTFNSISANFLSRTLAGTATLVTLLGMIPGLAQASSEQFSAKNNGLRVKTEESLTKNDADSLEQMLANPNKMLAQPMYESANSLMEEEDFEGAILQYNMAIQFYPEYAEAYTNRAIAKAQLGDESGAIADLEQAATLFQEQGNTEAYQQIQQVLQQVQ
- a CDS encoding NB-ARC domain-containing protein, whose translation is MDIAEVEKLVEFAQELLDSTTHDLLTDLEKSVLKGAIADWTYDEIELRESTDFSSEYLRRTVSPKLRKKLLPALKAVGVVDAKANTIVKKDLLRKLRQAWLEDRSTKSLETRSPHPSTATEAIETPLSAIATTKTTTTNPPKSPRIYQNLPTRDHTTFIGHEKQLQHLLKLLSWESRVHRIGIEGIGGAGKTTLIVEAAYRCLESKNLPNFEAIIFTSAKPHRLTGTGILPRLKKENTLSDICRTIARTLQCHDLLMATRDRQIEEILDCLTQQRTLLIVDNLETASDLDQVRSFLYELPPTVKVAIASRQQALLDVPIHLESFSKKESLRLIYHHAEEKNLEIVQQQAEKIYATTGGIPAAIVYTIGQLSAGYPFSKAIAHLNYSHSEIARYCFQDSIIPLRQQTPHLLLMALAIFPSPALPEAVCEVADVSNHDAFVPLQQLSLVKLEGGRYQMLPLTRGYVLAELQAYPLFQTSARDRWVNWYLKYSKQYGNTDAHEWSEYQELDREWDNLSEAIEWTILQNRYQDFGEFWKYLKGYTHFAGYWSERLRWMDWWRETAEKREDWLTMVEALRDKSRTLILVDRADYLAQAHQLLERAWQLCQIHQLPIEIDLALDMTILQIHQRDFRSADRWFSKLSEIQATIDSSDSNAPRRSIQIDYYRGEFYFNQQKFIEAQKSYEKALQKAQDIGWHRAVTFLRIWLALVAIEVSKLDRAESLLEESFPSVNVNGDRRCLAFCKRAFALLKKAQGDWIAAKRWAASAREDFRQLLMRREMTEMDDFLSVKKF
- a CDS encoding S1 family peptidase, giving the protein MLGLIHLQLWKLFTIAGSVASFSLFWVLNSIPDRQMSVTSAQVAPKVRLVNKPQALNQSSVSQSVPEIARQVTVRVIGNPGASSGVLIARRGNTYTVLTCQHCLSYNYDSASVSQFQVLTADGLTHSAQSLPADEFGSVDLGLVQFTSSRRYQVVEIAESQSLSVGDPVYVAGFPKWHGTNPDRVEDTSDWGWDAYRLTTGEVGMLLNRPLERGYGLGYTNDIETGMSGGPVLDRYGRLVGINGRSKYPLNGMDAFVFEDGSRPSTAWFRDMEALSWGIPISRFEQVQGRGSANSDVSPRSPVPIRRQMETPGW
- a CDS encoding COP23 domain-containing protein, translated to MLFRFSQIKFLSHILLGMATVSALVASPFESVEVLANEESCDPNNNGNVNSSLRQVIVRIEMKKKFFKSKPENENSEPFRVNVDYGSGTIIAQEDGTQEKFKYTVLTADHNFANETTPDRFADGIEKGIYVERTIQLITSENELRELKKENVTRFRRDQIQGLDLAVVTFESDIEYPVATLAPLSAGENYTERENQQITVAGWPKKCITTEGESQIYVLWNNGGQIEVHENYDYLGLGTSDTHGTGTSESSSDRTIQGYVMGYGAETDKGVSGGPVFDEQGHLIGVHGLGQGSRIQLSPELSEELKSRWANVSAGIPINTFTDQLPGSNQMPENSNSFFNALPDDLIKEISIQASLPPSDSSNENPAENIPPSIDTYLEQAAQHWKKAMTALNASAGAGCIPECREEAEKALAQYDQALEIIGNNPSRVRARVLVFRGIVHQLLGNSSKKESDWEAASKIIQGGGEPLAYVWLGNTLYRWGNTQKAEELWDEAVNIANSDDNADVYLEIGKFLIQNGRREEGREYWNRLINSLPENSVIRRKIAAEYAYFAMVGYDDFAYDAAALEQANKAVELAPNNPYALYDLAKVLANLGNTAAAEATLQQAASNCEESICGTLIEELNEEKQLNVNIAWGGNTFGRDEQSSGSSNSNNQASTSSSEGSAPQQEFTPDPNPEIATGPTYFCNDASRQTMRRSQPLIEWQSREFGRQYQPDDRCTYVSNRLESYETDGLLNQAQIDRVTYGVINGYRVLCIATDENAATARNCDSGQLIVTLGSVDRISIGEADAALKEFKDALLNPNYVGPLDNIKGVSKPE